In Haematobia irritans isolate KBUSLIRL chromosome 1, ASM5000362v1, whole genome shotgun sequence, a genomic segment contains:
- the LOC142220540 gene encoding protein takeout-like, whose amino-acid sequence MSSLKQITILLFVVFLWSSIEAASVSSKRVRLPSFLKVCRRSDPQLNKCARNSLNTLKDRLAYGIPELYIPPLEPLIIPEIKMNQDTGAVYLKSTYRNVELYGMSKFNVKSFNIDTNKMKFTTVMHFPSLTMNADYDIDGKIMMMPMVGTGQCNANFTDVTMTTVILGERQKKNGKTYLKVKDIDVNYKVDRVKIHLDNLFNGDKALGERMNEFLNENWDSLSEELRPLLEKALSRVVKTSTEKLFKAYSYDDLLPK is encoded by the exons ATGTCAAGTTTAAAACAGATTACAATTTTACTATTTGTTGTATTCCTGTGGTCTTCGATAGAAGCAGCTTCGGTGTCCAGTAAAAGAGTCAGATTAC CCTCATTCTTAAAAGTATGTCGCCGCTCAGATCCCCAACTAAACAAATGTGCTCGCAATTCATTGAATACCCTAAAGGATCGTCTAGCATATGGTATTCCTGAGCTATATATACCACCTTTAGAGCCATTGATTATAccagaaataaaaatgaatcaAGATACTGGTGCGGTTTATTTGAAATCTACCTATCGCAATGTTGAACTCTATGGCATGTCGAAATTCAATGTGAAATCATTTAACATTGatacaaacaaaatgaaatttacaaCTGTTATGCATTTCCCAAGTCTCACCATGAACGCTGATTATGACATTGATGGTAAAATAATGATGATGCCAATGGTGGGAACGGGACAATGTAATGCAAACTTTA CTGATGTTACCATGACCACTGTAATTTTGGGTGAACGTCAAAAGAAAAATGGCAAAACCTATTTAAAGGTTAAGGATATTGATGTTAACTATAAGGTCGATAGAGTTAAGATTCATTTGGATAATCTCTTCAATGGTGACAAAGCTTTGGGTGAACGCATGAATGAATTCTTAAATGAAAACTGGGATTCTTTGTCTGAGGAATTGAGACCACTATTGGAGAAGGCACTTTCGCGTGTGGTCAAAACATCCACTGAAAAATTATTCAAGGCATATAGTTATGATGATTTGTTGCCCAAATAA